The Mycolicibacterium aichiense region GGTCCGGCGTCAGACTTGGTGGACGAGCTCGAGGAAGCCGAACCCGACGCCGAATGGCCGCCGGTGTCAGCCGAAGCGACCGCAGTCGCGCCGGCCAGCGCGGCGCCCACGCCCAGGGTCAGCGCCCCGGCGCCCAGCCACGTCTTGACGCCCAATGAGCGATTGCGGCCCCGATTGACAGTTTTGGTGCTGGCAGTAGCCATTTCACATCCCCCGTAGATGATCTAAGCAAACCCGTAGGCGGGCTGACACCCACCATTCTCCCCATTTTTCGTCGCGCGGGTTAATTATCAGAATATTCGTGAACCGGCGTCGGAAGTGGCTACAGCGAACAGCCGACCAGCACCGGTTCCGGCACCAGAGTGATGCCGAAGCGGTCCCGCACACCGTCGCGGATCGTGCGCGCCAGCGCCAGCACGTCGGCGGTCGTCGCACCGCCGCGATTGGTCAGCGCCAGCGCGTGCTTGGTCGACAGCCGGCACGGCGCGCCGTCCGGGCCGGGAAAGCCCTTCCCGAAACCGGCGCTTTCGACCAGCCAGCCGGCCGCCAGCTTGACCCCGTCGTCAGCCGGGTAGTGCGGAACCGGACCGTCCCAGCGGCTCTGCAGTTCGTCGAATTGCTCCGCGAGGATAACGGGATTGGTGAAGAACGATCCGACACTCCAGGTGTCGTGGTCATCGGCGTCGAGCACCATGCCCTTGCGGGCACGCAACGCCAGCACCGCCTGGCGCACGTCGGCGGGTGCGGCCCGCTCCCCCGCGGGAACGCCGAGCGCGTCCGTCAGCTCCGCATACCGCAGCGGCGCCGAGCGGCCGTCCGTGGTCAGGCCGAATTCCACCTCCAGCACCACCGCGTCGGACGAGTTCTTCAGATCGCTGTGCCGGTAACCGAGACCCAGGTCCGCCGCGGCGACCCACCGCACCAACGAGCTGCGCCGGTCCAGCAAACGGACCCGGGTCAGGTAGTCCGCCACCTCCACGCCGTAGGCGCCGACGTTCTGCACCGGGGTGGCACCGGCCGATCCCGGGATCCCGGACAGGCACTCCAGCCCGCCCAGCCCCGCCGCGACGGCGGCAACCACGACGTCGTCCCAGACCGCGCCGGCGTCGGCCCGAAGCAACCCGCCCTCGACGCTGATGGTTCGGCTGGCCAGCAGCACGACGGTGACCTCGGAAAGGTCGTCGGCGATCACCACGTTGGAACCCCCGGCCAGCACCAGAACCGGGCCGTCGGAGTGGGCATCGAGGGTGCGCAACGTCGACACGATCTGGTCGGTGCTGGTGCAGGTGACCACGCGACGCGCGACCGGACCGACCCGCAGGGTGGTCAGGGGAGCCAGCGGCACGTTCTCGGCAACCGCCGCGCCACCGTATGAGTTCCCAGCTGCCACGGCCCGTAACGGTAGCCTCACCAGCTATGCCGCGCTCATTCGACATGGCCACCGCCTACGAGGGCAGCGTCGAACAAGTGCACCAGGCTTTGCGCGACGAGCAGTATTGGTTGGCGCGGTTGGCCGATTCCGGCGCCGACCACGCGTCGCTCGACTCCATTCGGTTGACGGCCAACGGCGGCGTCGACGTGGCGACCACCCAGGTGCTCAGAGTGGACCGGCTGCCGGCCGTGGTCACCCAGTTCCACCACGGCGACCTCGAAATCCGGCGAACGGAGAGCTGGACCGGACTGGTCGACGGCACAGCCGAAGCCAGCGTCAGCGGCACCATCCCGGGCGCGCCGGTGTCGTTGACCGGAAGCGCTCAGCTGACACCGGCAGAGTTGCAGGCGCACTTGGCTTTTCGCGCCACAGTCGAGGTTCGCATCCCCCTGGTGGGCGGAAAGGTGGAGAACTTCATCGGCCACCAACTGGTCGACCTGCTGATCGCCGAGCAGAAGTTCACCACCAGGTGGATCGCCGAGAACAGCTGACGTCACAGGTACCGTTGGGCTCATGTCCCGCCGCATGGACTACGTCATCGGGCTCGACAAGCCCGTCGCTGAGCTGTATCAGAGCTTCACCAGCCGCGAGTACTGGGAAGACCTGGTCGCCGAGCATCAGCAGCACACGGATTCAGAGATGACGCATTTCCACTCCGACGCCAACGGCACCGACATCGTGTTCACCCACACCGTGTCGCGCCGCGATATGCCGTCGATGATCGCCGCGGTGGTTCCGTTGCGGCTCACCATCACCCGCGAACAGCATTTCGACCCGTTCGACCCCGCGAAGAATTCAGCCGACGGTCACTACCGGGCACTGGTACCCGCCGCTCCGCTGGACTTCGACGGCACCTACGTGCTGCAACAGACCGGCGCGGGAAGCGAACTGCGCCTGCGCAGCCTCTGCAAGGTCAACGTGCCACTCCTCGGCGGCAAGATCGAGAAGTGGGTGCTGGACGGTCTACGCGGATTGTTCGACAATGAACGGGATTTCACCCGCGACTGGATCGCCGGCCATCACTAGACCACCACGGCCGGTGGGTGTTCCCACCCGCGGCACCACCAACGCCAACCGGCTGCGGCGCGCCGATCGCTGGATGGTCAACTGCCCCCGGGTGCGCACGGCGCTGGAGTCGGCCACCGCCCCGGTGATCGTCGACCTGGGATACGGCCGATTACCGGTCACCACACTGGAATTGGCCACACGGCTTCGTGCGGTCCGGCCCGACGTGCGGGTCGTCGGATTGGAGATCGACCCGCAACGGGTGGTGCCCGACGTCGACGGGGTCGAGTTCAGGGTCGGTGGATTCGAACTCGCGGGCCTGCATCCGGTCCTGGTGCGGGCGTTCAACGTACTGCGGCAGTACCCCGAAGAGGCGGTCGACCAGGCCTGGACGCAGATGCGGACCCAACTGGCGCCGGGCGGCCTGATCGTTGACGGCACCTGCGACGAGCTCGGGCGGCGCTGCTGCTGGGTGCTGCTGGACCGTGACGGTCCGGTGAGCCTGACCCTGGCGTGCGACCCCCGGCATATCGACCGCCCGTCCGACCTGGCCGAGCGGTTGCCGAAAGTGCTTATCCACCACAATGTTCCGGGCCAGCCGATCCACGACCTGCTGTCGTCGGCGGACCGTGCCTGGGCGAGCGCAGCCGGGCATTCGGTGTTCGGACCGCGTGATCGTTGGCGCGCGATGCTCGCGGAACTGCGGGCGGCCGGTGCTCCCATCGAGGCGCAGCGGCGCTCCGTCCGCGATGCGGTGCTCACCGTCGGATGGTCGACGGTCGCGCCGGACGTAGGCTGAGCGCATGCGGATTGCGCTGGCCCAGCTGCTGTCGGACACCGACCCGGCCGTGAACCTGAAGCTGGTCGAGGACTACACCCGTCGCGCCGCCGACGCCGGTGCCCGGCTGGTGGCCTTCCCCGAAGGCACGATGTGCCGCTTCGGTGTGCCGCTGGCCCCGGTGGCCGAACCACTCGATGGCCCCTGGGCCGACGAGGTGCGCCGCATCGCGCACAGTGCGGGCATCACCGTGCTGGCCGGGATGTTCACTCCCGCCCCCGACGGCCGGGTCACCAACACGATCCTGGCGACGGGGCCAGACGTCGACGCGCACTATCACAAGATCCACATGTACGACGCGTTCGGATTTGCTGAATCCGAGGCGGTAGCCCCCGGCCGGGAGCCCGTCGTGATCACCGTCGACGGCGTCGGCGTCGGCATCACCCTGTGTTACGACGTTCGGTTTCCCGCGCTGTACGCCGAGCTCGCCGACCGCGGAGCCCAGCTGATCACCGTGCACGCCTCGTGGGGCGCCGGTCCCGGCAAGCTGGAGCAATGGACCCTGCTGGCCCGCGCTCGCGCGCTGGACTCACAGTCTTTTGTCGCCGCCGTCGACCAGGGCTACCCGGGCGACGAGCTGGCGACGTCGACCAAGGCGCCGACCGGTGTCGGGGGCAGCGTGGTGGCCTCACCGCTCGGCGAAGTGGTCGCCGCGGCGGGCGACGATCCGCAGCTTCTGGTGACCGACATCGACATCGATCGGGTCGCGCCGACCCGGGAAACCCTCGCGGTGCTGCGTAACCGCTCAGAGTTCGCTCAGATTGATAAGGCAGAATCGCCCAGGTGACGAATCCGCCACAGGGCCCCAATAATCCCTTCGGCCCCGGCGACCCGACCACGCCGGCATGGGCCGCCTCCCCGGGTCAAGGCACACCCACCGAGTACATCCCCCGACCGGGCGGCCCAGCCGATGCGCCGACCCAGCACATTCCCCATGTGCCACCGCCGTCGCAGACACCGCCCGGCGAGGAGCCGGAAGAGGGTAAGCGGGGCTTCCTGCGCGACCCGCTGTCGATCGTGCTGGTGCTGGTCATCGTCGTGGCCGTGGTGATCGCCGGTCTGCTGGGCACCGAACTCTATGTCCGCCATGAAGCCGACACCGTGGTGTCGCGGGCCGTCTCCTGCGTGGTGCAGGACCAGGCCGATGTCTCGTTCGGGGCGCGGCCCTTCCTACTGCAGCATCTCTCGCGGCACTACAGCGACATCCACGTCCAGACCGCGGGCAATCAGATTCGCGGCGCCAAGGGCATGAAGCTCGACCTGTGGCTCGATGACATCCGGATTGACCAGACCGCGAACTCGGCCGGCACGATGGGCTCGCTGGACGCCACGATCGCCTGGACCAAGGACGGCATCAAGGAGACCGTGCAGAACGCCATCCCGTTCTTCGGCAGCCTGGTCAGCGGTGTGAGCACGAGCCCGTCTGACGGCACGATCGAGCTGCAGAGCGCAATGGGCTCCATCACCACCAAACCGGCGATCTCCAACGGCGGCCTCACCCTGCAGGTGGTGAATCTGACCGGCCTGGGCTTCACGCTGCCGCGGGAAACCGTGCAGCCGGCGCTGGATGCCTTCATGTCGACGCTGACGAAGAACCTGCCGATGGGCATCCACGCGGACAGCGTCGCGGTGACCGACGAGGGCGTCACGGCCAAGTTCGTCACCCAGAATGCGACCATCCCCAACGGCCAGCAGGATCCCTGCTTCGCCGGGGTCTAGAAACTAGACCGGCAGCCCGTCGAGCACCGCTCGCGTCCCGGACAGGCCCAGCCTGGTCGCGCCCGCGTCGAGCATCGCGATGGCGTGCTCGGCGGTGCGGATACCGCCGCTGGCTTTGACGCCGAGGCGGCCGCCCACCGTCGCCGCCATGATCTCGATCGCGACCACTGATGCGCCGCCCGCGGGGTGAAATCCGGTGGAGGTCTTGACGAAGTCGGCGCCGGATTCCTCGGCGGCCCGGCACACCGCGACCAGCGTGTTGTCGTCGGCCAAGCTCAGCAGGGCGGCCGATTCGACGATGACCTTCAGGACGGCTCCGGGCACCGCGGACCGGACGGTCGCGATGTCGGCCGCCACCTGGGCGATGTCACCGGCCAGGGCGGCCCCGACATCGATGACCATGTCGATCTCGGTCGCACCGTCGTCGACCGCCGCCCGAGCCTCCTGCGCCTTGATGGCCGGCAGGTGCTTGCCCGACGGGAACCCCGCGACAGCGGCGACGACCAGGCTCTCGGGGTGCGTGCTCGCGGCCTTGACGGCGACGGACACCATCGACGGGGACACACAGACTGCCAGCACGCCGAGGGCAACGGCCTCGTCGACCAGCGCAATCACGTCAGCGTCGGTGGCTTCCGGTTTGAGCAGCGTGTGGTCGACCAATGCGGCGACCTCACCTCGGGTAGGCATCAGAACGGCTCCTCGAGCCCACCCGGGTTGCAGCCGGCTTCGGTCATCGTCTGGTCGTCGACAACGGGCCGCCATGGCTCCAGATTCCAGCTGGACTTGCCGGGGTGACCGAACTCCGCGAACCGGAAGTGGCAGACGAACTGGTCCCGCATCCCGGGCAGGTCTGCTTCGGGTGCAAGGGCCAGCACCTCACCCCAGGCTTCGTCGATGTCGGTCTGCGGCTTGAGCAACTGACCGGCCACCGCACGGCCGGCCGGCGTGGGATAGACCCGCAGGCTCTTCAGATCGCCCCAGTCGGCCCAGGTGACGTGGTCGATATACGGCGGAGCGGGAGTGGGCGCGGCAGCGGCCGGGGCGGCCAGACTCAGCCCGGCCGGGACGGCCAGGAGCACCGCGGCCAGACGGCGTCGAGCGCTCAGCGCGACTTCCCCTGGACCTCGAGCAGCTTGGGCCGCACGTCCACCAGGTAGACGCCGGCGGCCACGGCGGCGATCGCCACGCCCGTGACTCCCAGGAACAGCGACAGCAGACCCGCGACACCGAGAATCACCAGCCATACCGGCTTGGTGAGCTTCTCGGCCGCGGTGTACGCATCCGGCCGCTGCATCGCCGCATTGACGAACGCATAGATGGTCACCGCGGTGACCGCCCAGAAGACGACCTGAAGAACAAGACCCGCCACACCTTGCAGCATCACGGCTACAAGCGTAGGCGGGTCTTGTCCTTACGACGAATTGCTTCTGCTTACTTCTGGGTGACCTTCTTGGCCGGCGCCTTCTTGACGGGGGCCTTCTTGGCCGCAGCCTTGGCCGGGGCGGCCTTCTTGGCCGGCGCCTTCTTGGCCGGGGCGGCCTTCTTGGCGGGGGCGGCCTTGGCGGGCAGTTCGACGCCGACCAGCTTGGCGGCGCGCTCACCGACGGCACGAGTCTGCGACGACACGTTGCCCAGGGCCTCCTGGGTCAGCTCGACGGCCTGGTCGACGTAGCCCTCGGCACGAGCGGCGACGTCCTTGAGGTCGGACTGGTTGCGCAGGCGCTCCAGGGCGGCTTCGCCGCGCTCCACGAGGCTGTTGTAGGTCGCGGTGGCCGACTCGACGTAGCCCTCCGCCGCCTTGCGCAGTTCCTCGCTGGACAGCCGGCCGCGCAGCTCCTCGGCGCGCTGCGGCAGGTCTTCCTGCAGCTTGGTCAGCGCGGCGCGACGCTCTTCGACGCGGGTGCTGGCCTCGGTGCGGGCCTCGTCGGCACGATCACGCAGGGTCGTGAGGATTTCGTTGACGGTGGCAAGGGCCAGATCGGCAGCGCCGACCGCAGCGAGCAGCGGGGCCTTGAGGTCTTCGACATTGGGGTTGTTCTCAGCCATCGTAGTGGCTCCTTTCGAATTGAATGTTGTTGTCAGTCAGAGGTTTTCGTCAGTTGCTGGTCTGTTACTCAGGGATGAGCTCCTCACGGGCAGCTTCGTTCTGCTGACAGAACGAGGTGTAGATATCGAGCAGTACCTGCTTCTGACGCTCGGTGATCACGGTGTCGCCGATGATCGCGTCGTGCACCATGCTCGCCTCCCCGGGCTCGAGAATTCCCGCCCGGATGTAGAGCACCTCGGCCGACAGCCTCAGCGCCTTGGCGATTTGGCTCAGCACCTCCGCAGACGGCTTCCGCAGTCCCCGTTCGATCTGACTGAGGTACGGGTTGCTGACACCGGCCTTCTCGGCCAACTGCCGCACCGAAACCTGAGCTGCTTCACGCTGCGCCCTGATGAAGCCACCGATGTCATGCGCGGCGTTGGACACCACGGCCTGAAGATCGCCGTCTTGCGCCATGAGTTCCCTCCCGTCGCGATGGGTGTCCGGTGCGTACGAACGCCACCCTACGCGGGGGTGCTAGCTTTTGCAAGCACTCGTGCTAGCGCAGGTCAGAACAGTAATTGCGCCACGGTGTAGATGATCAAGCCGGCCAGCGAGCCCACCACGGTGCCGTTGATCCGGATGAATTGCAGGTCGCGTCCGACGTGCAATTCGATGCGACGGCTGGCCTCGTCGGCGTCCCAGCGCTCGATGGTGTCGGTGATGATCGTGGTGATCTCCGCACCGTATTGGCCGACCAGGTGCTGCGCCCCGCGCACGATCCAGTTGTCCACCTTGTCGCGCAGCTCGGCATCGTCGCGCAGCGACTCCCCGATCCGCATCACCGACTCGGTGACGCGGGTTCGCAGTGTGCTCGACGGGTCGTCGACACCCTCGAGCACCAAGCGCTTCAACGTCTTCCACGCCGTCTCGGCCGCACGCGCGACCTCGTCGCGTTCCATCAGCTGCTCTTTGACCGCCTCGGCGCGAGCGATCGTCGCATCGTCGTTCTGCAGATCGCTGGCGAACTCGAACAGGAATCGGTTCGCCGATTGCCGCAGTTCGTGATTCGGGTCGCGCCGCACCTTGTCGGTGAAGTCCATGAGCTCGCGGTGGATCCGGTCCCCCACCAGCTGGTCGACGAATTTCGGTGACCAGCTGGGTGAGTCACGGGTGACCACCCGCTCGATCGTGTCGCCGGCATTGAGCGCCCACTGGAAAGCGCGGTCGCACAACAGCTGGATGAGGGCTTCCTGCCGATTCTCCGCCAGGAGCTGCCCCAGCACCCGGCCCACCGGCGGCCCCCACTGCGGTTCGGCGAGACGACGCACGATCGTGCGATCGATGACCTGCTGGATGTCATCGTCGTTGAGCAGTTCCACCACGACCCGCAACACGGTGCCTGCCTCGGTGGCGACCCGCTCCGCGTGTGACGGTTCGGATAGCCATTTGCCAAGGCGCCCGGCCACTTCGGCGTCGCGCAGCTTGGTCTCCACCACCGCCGGTGACAGGAAGTTCTCCCGCACGAAGGTGCCAAGACCCTCGCCGAGCTGATCCTTCTTACGCTTGATGATCGCGGTGTGCGGGATCTTGAGCCCCAGCGGGTGACGGAACAGCGCGGTGACGGCGAACCAATCGGCCAGCGCGCCGACCATTCCGGCCTCGGCGGCGGCTCCGACGTACCCGATCCAGGCCGGGCCGCCGTGGGCCTGGCCCCAGCGACAGGCCAAGAAGATCACCGTCGCACCGATCAGGAAGCTCAGCGCCACCGCCTTCATCCGGCGCAGGCCACGTGCTCGTTGTGCGTCCGCCTCCGGGTCGGCTCCGGCGAACGATTCCGCAAGGGAGGAACCTGTGCGGACTGCCTCCGTCGGCAACGCCGGGAGGCGGTGTTTGGCTGCCACTCCACCATCATCCGCTATCGCGCGACCCAGTTAATGTGACGGTGCCCTCTGGTCAGACCGTAGAATCGTTGCGAACGAGGGGAACGGACTCCGCGATAGTGGCACAAAATATGAGCCATGGCCTGGACAGCACCCGGGCCAAGACCGACGGTCGCAAGCGACGGTGGCATCAGCACAAGGTCGAGCGCCGCACCGAATTGGTGGACGGCGCACTCGAGGCCGTGCGCCAGCGTGGCCGCGACGTGAGCATGGACGAGATAGCTGCGGAAATCGGTGTCTCGAAGACCGTGCTGTACCGCTATTTCGTCGACAAGAACGACCTCACCACCGCGGTGATGATGCGCTTCGCGCAAACCACCCTCATCCCCAACATGGCCGCCGCCCTGTCATCGAACATGGACGGTTTCGACCTCACCCGCGAGATCATCCGGGTGTACGTGGACACCGTCGCGGCTGAGCCCGCAACGTATCAATTCGTGATGGCAAACAGTTCCGCCAGCAAAACCAAAGTCATCGCCGACTCGGAGCAAATCATCGCCAGGATGCTCGCGGTGGTGCTCCGCAGGCGCATGAAGCGGGCCGGGATGGACACCGGCGGCGTCGAGCCCTGGGCCTATCTGATCGTCGGCGGCGTGCAGTTGGCCACCCACTCGTGGATGTCGAGCCCGCGGATGAGCAGCGACGAGCTGATCGATTACCTGACCATGCTGTGCTGGAACGCCCTGTGCGGCATCGTCGAGGCTGGCGGATCGCTGAAACGCTTCAATTCCGGCCCGCATCCGTCGCCGACGCTGCCGCCGCTCATTTGATATACGGGCCCAGCAAGGTATCCCAGGAGCTGCTCAGCTTGTTGTACTCGTCCTCGCAGCCGTCGGCGCGGTCCTGCGGCAGCGCGCCACTGCTCACCAGATCGGCGTTGCCCGCGGGATCGGCGCCGTAGACCCAACATTCGAGGTTGTACATCCGGGCCAGATCCAGGGTGTGCACGTCGGCGAGCTGACCCTCGTCGATCTCGCCGCCCCGCTGCTCGCTGTATCCCTTGAACTCGCGGGCGAAGTCCTTGACCGCCTGGACCGATTCCGGGTCGATCTTCCCGTCGGGGCCGGGTGCCAGCAGGATGTAGGCGGCCAGTTGATCGGCGACGTCCTCTTCGCGCCCCGTCGCCGGCAGGTCGTAGATGTCGATCACCATGTGTCCGGTCTCGTGATAAAACGTCGCGATCTCGGAATTGATCGCCGACGCCTTCGGGTCGGGGTCACCGGCCTTGGTGTAGATGGTCAGCGCGTCGGCGGCGTCTTCGTAGCAGATGGTGACCGACTTGGCGTCGGGGCTCCAGTAGGCGTTGGCCGTGCCGCACTGCTTGCCGATCAACGGGATGTCGAACGGCAGCTTGAGCGACTCGTTGATGCCGTCGGCCAGATCCTCGAGGAGATGGTCGTTCTTGAGGAGGTCGCGACCGGTCACCGCCTCCGGCGACGTGGCGTCCTCGTAGGTCGCTGTCATCTTGCCCGGCCAGTCCGTGTCGTCAGCCGAGGAGTCCGGTACACCGTTGTCATTGATGTCCTGTTGTCCCGTCGGCGTGGGAGACGCCTGAGCTGTCGACGGGGAGACCACTGACTCCGACGTCGATGTGGCTGAGGTGTCGTGTCCACAACCGGCGGCAGCAACCGCGAAGGCCAGCACCGCTACACCGGTCGACCAGGTTCGTGCCCGCACCAATCCCCCCGAGGCTCATCCGCACACAAGCCAGATGATGTTAACTGTCCGGCCACGAAAACGGACGCGCACGAGCGCAGGAAACCCAACCTCCCATGAAAGTGCTGCGAATCATGTAGAACAATCCTTCGGGGCTGCCCATGAGATATGTCCTCGGGCGGAATGGTTTCGCGTCATAAGGGTCTAGGGAGGCCGGGGTGGACAACGACAGCACCGCAAAATTCCGTAAGCCGGCGGCGGTGAT contains the following coding sequences:
- a CDS encoding UDP-N-acetylmuramate dehydrogenase — its product is MRLPLRAVAAGNSYGGAAVAENVPLAPLTTLRVGPVARRVVTCTSTDQIVSTLRTLDAHSDGPVLVLAGGSNVVIADDLSEVTVVLLASRTISVEGGLLRADAGAVWDDVVVAAVAAGLGGLECLSGIPGSAGATPVQNVGAYGVEVADYLTRVRLLDRRSSLVRWVAAADLGLGYRHSDLKNSSDAVVLEVEFGLTTDGRSAPLRYAELTDALGVPAGERAAPADVRQAVLALRARKGMVLDADDHDTWSVGSFFTNPVILAEQFDELQSRWDGPVPHYPADDGVKLAAGWLVESAGFGKGFPGPDGAPCRLSTKHALALTNRGGATTADVLALARTIRDGVRDRFGITLVPEPVLVGCSL
- a CDS encoding DUF2505 domain-containing protein, with product MPRSFDMATAYEGSVEQVHQALRDEQYWLARLADSGADHASLDSIRLTANGGVDVATTQVLRVDRLPAVVTQFHHGDLEIRRTESWTGLVDGTAEASVSGTIPGAPVSLTGSAQLTPAELQAHLAFRATVEVRIPLVGGKVENFIGHQLVDLLIAEQKFTTRWIAENS
- a CDS encoding DUF2505 domain-containing protein, with translation MSRRMDYVIGLDKPVAELYQSFTSREYWEDLVAEHQQHTDSEMTHFHSDANGTDIVFTHTVSRRDMPSMIAAVVPLRLTITREQHFDPFDPAKNSADGHYRALVPAAPLDFDGTYVLQQTGAGSELRLRSLCKVNVPLLGGKIEKWVLDGLRGLFDNERDFTRDWIAGHH
- a CDS encoding class I SAM-dependent methyltransferase, with protein sequence MNGISPATGSPAITRPPRPVGVPTRGTTNANRLRRADRWMVNCPRVRTALESATAPVIVDLGYGRLPVTTLELATRLRAVRPDVRVVGLEIDPQRVVPDVDGVEFRVGGFELAGLHPVLVRAFNVLRQYPEEAVDQAWTQMRTQLAPGGLIVDGTCDELGRRCCWVLLDRDGPVSLTLACDPRHIDRPSDLAERLPKVLIHHNVPGQPIHDLLSSADRAWASAAGHSVFGPRDRWRAMLAELRAAGAPIEAQRRSVRDAVLTVGWSTVAPDVG
- a CDS encoding carbon-nitrogen hydrolase family protein is translated as MRIALAQLLSDTDPAVNLKLVEDYTRRAADAGARLVAFPEGTMCRFGVPLAPVAEPLDGPWADEVRRIAHSAGITVLAGMFTPAPDGRVTNTILATGPDVDAHYHKIHMYDAFGFAESEAVAPGREPVVITVDGVGVGITLCYDVRFPALYAELADRGAQLITVHASWGAGPGKLEQWTLLARARALDSQSFVAAVDQGYPGDELATSTKAPTGVGGSVVASPLGEVVAAAGDDPQLLVTDIDIDRVAPTRETLAVLRNRSEFAQIDKAESPR
- a CDS encoding DUF2993 domain-containing protein; amino-acid sequence: MTNPPQGPNNPFGPGDPTTPAWAASPGQGTPTEYIPRPGGPADAPTQHIPHVPPPSQTPPGEEPEEGKRGFLRDPLSIVLVLVIVVAVVIAGLLGTELYVRHEADTVVSRAVSCVVQDQADVSFGARPFLLQHLSRHYSDIHVQTAGNQIRGAKGMKLDLWLDDIRIDQTANSAGTMGSLDATIAWTKDGIKETVQNAIPFFGSLVSGVSTSPSDGTIELQSAMGSITTKPAISNGGLTLQVVNLTGLGFTLPRETVQPALDAFMSTLTKNLPMGIHADSVAVTDEGVTAKFVTQNATIPNGQQDPCFAGV
- the deoC gene encoding deoxyribose-phosphate aldolase, which produces MPTRGEVAALVDHTLLKPEATDADVIALVDEAVALGVLAVCVSPSMVSVAVKAASTHPESLVVAAVAGFPSGKHLPAIKAQEARAAVDDGATEIDMVIDVGAALAGDIAQVAADIATVRSAVPGAVLKVIVESAALLSLADDNTLVAVCRAAEESGADFVKTSTGFHPAGGASVVAIEIMAATVGGRLGVKASGGIRTAEHAIAMLDAGATRLGLSGTRAVLDGLPV
- a CDS encoding DUF2599 domain-containing protein, whose translation is MLLAVPAGLSLAAPAAAAPTPAPPYIDHVTWADWGDLKSLRVYPTPAGRAVAGQLLKPQTDIDEAWGEVLALAPEADLPGMRDQFVCHFRFAEFGHPGKSSWNLEPWRPVVDDQTMTEAGCNPGGLEEPF
- a CDS encoding DUF2516 family protein; this translates as MQGVAGLVLQVVFWAVTAVTIYAFVNAAMQRPDAYTAAEKLTKPVWLVILGVAGLLSLFLGVTGVAIAAVAAGVYLVDVRPKLLEVQGKSR
- a CDS encoding heparin-binding hemagglutinin, whose amino-acid sequence is MAENNPNVEDLKAPLLAAVGAADLALATVNEILTTLRDRADEARTEASTRVEERRAALTKLQEDLPQRAEELRGRLSSEELRKAAEGYVESATATYNSLVERGEAALERLRNQSDLKDVAARAEGYVDQAVELTQEALGNVSSQTRAVGERAAKLVGVELPAKAAPAKKAAPAKKAPAKKAAPAKAAAKKAPVKKAPAKKVTQK
- a CDS encoding helix-turn-helix domain-containing protein codes for the protein MAQDGDLQAVVSNAAHDIGGFIRAQREAAQVSVRQLAEKAGVSNPYLSQIERGLRKPSAEVLSQIAKALRLSAEVLYIRAGILEPGEASMVHDAIIGDTVITERQKQVLLDIYTSFCQQNEAAREELIPE
- a CDS encoding DUF445 domain-containing protein, producing the protein MAAKHRLPALPTEAVRTGSSLAESFAGADPEADAQRARGLRRMKAVALSFLIGATVIFLACRWGQAHGGPAWIGYVGAAAEAGMVGALADWFAVTALFRHPLGLKIPHTAIIKRKKDQLGEGLGTFVRENFLSPAVVETKLRDAEVAGRLGKWLSEPSHAERVATEAGTVLRVVVELLNDDDIQQVIDRTIVRRLAEPQWGPPVGRVLGQLLAENRQEALIQLLCDRAFQWALNAGDTIERVVTRDSPSWSPKFVDQLVGDRIHRELMDFTDKVRRDPNHELRQSANRFLFEFASDLQNDDATIARAEAVKEQLMERDEVARAAETAWKTLKRLVLEGVDDPSSTLRTRVTESVMRIGESLRDDAELRDKVDNWIVRGAQHLVGQYGAEITTIITDTIERWDADEASRRIELHVGRDLQFIRINGTVVGSLAGLIIYTVAQLLF
- a CDS encoding TetR/AcrR family transcriptional regulator translates to MSHGLDSTRAKTDGRKRRWHQHKVERRTELVDGALEAVRQRGRDVSMDEIAAEIGVSKTVLYRYFVDKNDLTTAVMMRFAQTTLIPNMAAALSSNMDGFDLTREIIRVYVDTVAAEPATYQFVMANSSASKTKVIADSEQIIARMLAVVLRRRMKRAGMDTGGVEPWAYLIVGGVQLATHSWMSSPRMSSDELIDYLTMLCWNALCGIVEAGGSLKRFNSGPHPSPTLPPLI
- a CDS encoding DUF4344 domain-containing metallopeptidase codes for the protein MRARTWSTGVAVLAFAVAAAGCGHDTSATSTSESVVSPSTAQASPTPTGQQDINDNGVPDSSADDTDWPGKMTATYEDATSPEAVTGRDLLKNDHLLEDLADGINESLKLPFDIPLIGKQCGTANAYWSPDAKSVTICYEDAADALTIYTKAGDPDPKASAINSEIATFYHETGHMVIDIYDLPATGREEDVADQLAAYILLAPGPDGKIDPESVQAVKDFAREFKGYSEQRGGEIDEGQLADVHTLDLARMYNLECWVYGADPAGNADLVSSGALPQDRADGCEDEYNKLSSSWDTLLGPYIK